One Chloroflexota bacterium genomic window carries:
- the rplD gene encoding 50S ribosomal protein L4, protein MQVPLYNISGKEVGTTELPDAIFGEAVNTPLMHQAFVRQLANARQGTHDTKTRGEVAGGGAKPFRQKGTGHARQGSTRSPHYRHGGVVFGPTPRSYEQKMPRQMRRAALRSALSAKMAEGQIRVLDELKLAAPKTREMETILDNLSVNSSALILLPEANLAVQKSASNIPDVKTLRAQYLNVRDLLGYDYLIMPVDAVKAIEGYLGK, encoded by the coding sequence ATGCAAGTGCCTTTGTATAACATCAGTGGAAAAGAAGTGGGAACGACGGAATTGCCCGACGCGATTTTTGGCGAAGCGGTAAACACGCCGTTGATGCACCAAGCGTTTGTGCGCCAACTTGCGAATGCGCGCCAAGGCACGCACGATACCAAAACGCGCGGCGAAGTCGCCGGCGGCGGCGCAAAACCGTTCCGCCAAAAAGGAACAGGTCACGCACGCCAAGGTTCCACGCGCTCGCCGCATTATCGTCACGGTGGGGTGGTCTTTGGACCCACGCCGCGCTCGTACGAGCAAAAGATGCCGCGCCAAATGCGCCGCGCCGCGTTGCGCTCCGCGTTATCGGCAAAGATGGCGGAGGGACAGATTCGCGTCCTCGACGAATTGAAACTCGCCGCGCCCAAAACACGTGAGATGGAAACGATTCTAGACAACTTGTCCGTGAATTCGTCCGCGCTCATTCTGTTGCCCGAGGCGAATCTTGCCGTGCAAAAGTCCGCGTCGAACATTCCCGATGTCAAGACGCTGCGCGCGCAGTACCTCAACGTTCGCGATTTGCTCGGTTATGATTACTTGATCATGCCGGTGGACGCTGTCAAAGCCATCGAAGGATACCTGGGAAAATAG
- the rplW gene encoding 50S ribosomal protein L23, with amino-acid sequence MHIYEILKRPLTTEKTNRLKDEHRQYAFEVDLRANKHEIKQAVEMAFPNIKVVHVNVMRMSRKRRHFGRRVIYKAVWKKAIVTIPADQRIELFEGV; translated from the coding sequence ATGCACATCTATGAGATTTTGAAACGACCACTCACAACGGAAAAGACCAATCGTCTCAAAGACGAACATCGCCAATACGCGTTCGAAGTGGACCTGCGCGCCAACAAACACGAAATCAAGCAGGCGGTCGAAATGGCGTTCCCGAATATCAAGGTGGTCCATGTCAACGTGATGCGAATGTCGCGCAAACGCCGCCATTTTGGTCGCCGCGTCATCTATAAAGCGGTGTGGAAAAAAGCCATCGTGACGATTCCGGCGGATCAGCGCATTGAACTGTTCGAGGGTGTGTAG
- the rplB gene encoding 50S ribosomal protein L2: MGIKVYKPTSAGRRNMTTPTFEEITKKSPEKSLLVYAKRQAGRNNQGRITVRHHGGGNRPKYRIIDFRREKLGIPAKVAAIEYDPNRTARIALLYYADGEKRYILAPVGMMVGDAVLAGPSAEIKPGNTLPISNIPVGTLIHNIEMQKGKGGQLVRSAGGSAQLMAKEGKYAQVRLPSGETRYISVECMATIGQVGNPEWNTIKLGKAGRKRHMGWRPTVRGSVMSPRDHPHGGGEGKVGVGMPGPKTKWGKPALGKKTRRRKYTDRFIVRGRGKK; the protein is encoded by the coding sequence ATGGGAATCAAAGTTTACAAGCCCACATCGGCTGGTCGCCGCAACATGACCACGCCGACGTTCGAAGAAATTACGAAAAAGTCGCCGGAAAAATCCTTGCTCGTGTACGCCAAGCGGCAGGCGGGACGTAACAATCAAGGGCGCATTACGGTACGCCATCACGGCGGTGGCAATCGCCCCAAGTATCGCATCATTGATTTTCGACGCGAGAAACTGGGTATTCCGGCTAAGGTCGCGGCGATTGAGTACGACCCGAACCGCACCGCGCGCATCGCGCTCTTGTATTACGCCGACGGCGAAAAACGCTACATCCTCGCGCCGGTTGGCATGATGGTGGGCGATGCCGTTCTCGCCGGACCCAGTGCGGAAATCAAGCCCGGCAACACCTTGCCGATTTCGAATATTCCGGTCGGCACGCTCATTCACAACATCGAAATGCAAAAAGGCAAGGGCGGTCAATTGGTGCGTTCGGCGGGTGGCTCGGCGCAATTGATGGCGAAGGAAGGCAAGTACGCTCAGGTGCGTTTGCCCTCCGGCGAAACGCGCTATATCTCGGTCGAGTGCATGGCGACGATTGGTCAAGTTGGCAATCCCGAATGGAATACGATCAAGCTTGGCAAAGCCGGTCGCAAACGCCACATGGGTTGGCGTCCGACCGTGCGTGGCTCGGTGATGAGTCCACGCGATCACCCGCACGGTGGTGGTGAAGGCAAGGTTGGCGTCGGTATGCCCGGTCCCAAGACCAAGTGGGGCAAGCCCGCACTCGGCAAAAAGACACGTCGCCGCAAATACACCGACCGCTTTATCGTGCGCGGGCGCGGCAAGAAATAG